In Spirosoma aureum, a single genomic region encodes these proteins:
- a CDS encoding VCBS repeat-containing protein, which produces MRTLSLFLVIGLTFLLTACDKPLFSLLPASETGITFANRIIENDTMNIIDFEYVYNGGGTAIGDFNNDGLADLFFTGNQVANRLYINKGDFKFEDITQKAGVTGNGKWCSGTALVDINNDGWLDIYVGATVSKIAAKRENMLFVNQGAKPGQSPVFREMAKEYGIADDGHTTNAAFFDYDNDGDLDLYVLTNTIENNPNAYRDRIVDGSSPTTDRLYRNDPNPTLGHPVFTNVSKQEGILSEGYGLGLNITDINRDGWKDVYVTNDYLTDDLLYINNHDGSNRHTGFTDQAAQYFKHTSGAAMGNDVADINNDGLADIVAVDMLPRDNNRKKMLMGANNYQTYLNNEQFKHTYQFTRNTLQLNQGTAPTASGKHPVFSDIGLFSDVAETDWSWAPNLIDFDHDGYRDLLITNGFPKDVTDRDFGSFREQSERVATKSFMLAQIPVIKISNYAFRNKGDLTFEDVTEKWGLKLPSFSNGAAYGDLDNDGDVDYVVNNINDSAFVYRNNLVENKADKSNYLRIKFIGEAQNRNGLGAIVEIYYDKKPSIGFKQQVYEHSPYRGYLSTVEAVAHFGLGDVSSIDEVHIIWPGLNGTPQKQQVLRNVATNQVLTVDVRNAHEPVQPKPQPASLFTEVTDSMKITYQHYEPEYIDFNVQKLLPHKLSQFAPAVSVGDVNGDGLDDLFIGGSRMNKGHFLLQTATGSFIEKDLLPEVAVAVETVGGMANAKDKPEEDMGTLLFDADHDGDLDLYVASGSIEGNANSPTFQDRLYINDGKGSFTLDRNALPSCMVSKSCVKAVDFDRDGDLDLFVGGRVEPDHYPKPVSSFVFRNDSKPGQAKFTDVTKTVAPALQDLGLVCDALWTDYNNDGWPDLMLAGEFMPLTLLKNQQGKLQPVDCKLQNQKGWWNSLVAGDFDQDGDMDYIAGNLGQNARMRASDQEPVRMYAGDFDNNGFYDAIPTIFIPDENGKSREFTFHGRDDLIKQMIAMRKRFPLYKDFTQASIDKLLTPEEREKALVLEANYLQSAYVENKGDGTFTLHALPTPAQLAPIFGMVADDVDRDGNLDVMLVGNDFSGEVMMGRYDALNGLWLRGDGKGEFTAQSIAASGFYVPGNAKGLAQLAGADGHELLVSTQNRGRLCVFRNSKSVPSVRLRPTDVSALLTFTDGKKQKIEFSYGNSFLSQSSRSLLLDPQVKVVEITDSQGHKRQELNQVNLVGR; this is translated from the coding sequence GTGAGAACTCTTTCTCTTTTTCTAGTAATTGGCCTTACGTTTTTGTTAACGGCCTGTGATAAGCCTCTCTTTTCGTTACTGCCCGCCAGCGAAACGGGTATTACATTCGCTAATCGTATCATCGAAAACGATACGATGAATATTATTGACTTCGAATATGTCTATAACGGAGGAGGTACGGCCATTGGCGACTTCAACAATGATGGGTTAGCCGATCTGTTTTTTACGGGCAATCAGGTAGCAAATCGTTTATACATCAACAAGGGAGATTTCAAATTTGAGGATATTACTCAGAAAGCGGGTGTAACCGGCAATGGAAAGTGGTGTTCGGGAACAGCCCTGGTCGATATCAACAATGATGGCTGGCTGGATATCTACGTTGGGGCAACAGTCAGCAAAATAGCCGCCAAACGCGAAAATATGCTGTTCGTCAATCAGGGGGCCAAGCCGGGGCAATCTCCCGTATTTCGCGAAATGGCAAAAGAATACGGTATTGCCGACGATGGCCATACCACGAACGCAGCTTTTTTCGACTACGATAACGACGGCGACCTCGACCTTTACGTGCTGACGAATACCATCGAAAACAATCCCAACGCTTACCGCGATCGAATCGTGGATGGCTCCTCTCCTACCACCGACCGGCTTTACCGAAATGACCCTAACCCGACGCTGGGTCATCCGGTTTTCACGAATGTCTCCAAACAGGAAGGCATTCTAAGCGAAGGCTATGGGCTTGGACTTAACATAACCGATATAAATCGGGACGGCTGGAAAGACGTTTACGTAACGAATGATTACCTGACCGACGATCTGCTGTATATCAATAACCACGATGGCAGCAACCGCCATACAGGGTTTACCGATCAGGCGGCACAGTATTTTAAGCATACCAGTGGTGCTGCCATGGGTAACGATGTGGCCGATATCAACAATGATGGCCTGGCAGACATCGTAGCGGTTGACATGCTTCCGCGCGATAACAACCGCAAGAAAATGCTCATGGGGGCCAATAATTACCAGACCTACCTCAACAATGAGCAATTTAAACATACGTATCAATTCACCCGGAATACGCTCCAGTTGAATCAGGGGACTGCGCCCACCGCATCGGGCAAGCATCCCGTATTTAGTGATATTGGCCTTTTCAGCGACGTCGCTGAAACGGACTGGAGCTGGGCGCCCAACCTGATTGACTTTGACCACGATGGCTATCGGGATCTTTTGATTACGAACGGTTTCCCTAAAGATGTAACTGACCGGGATTTCGGCTCATTCCGCGAGCAAAGCGAGCGAGTTGCCACAAAGTCGTTCATGCTTGCCCAGATTCCGGTTATTAAAATCAGCAATTATGCCTTTCGGAATAAAGGCGATCTGACTTTTGAGGATGTAACGGAAAAGTGGGGACTCAAACTTCCGTCCTTCTCAAACGGGGCCGCTTATGGCGACCTGGATAACGACGGTGATGTTGACTACGTGGTTAACAACATCAACGATTCGGCCTTTGTGTATCGGAATAACCTCGTCGAGAACAAGGCCGACAAATCGAATTATCTGCGCATAAAATTCATTGGTGAAGCGCAGAACCGGAATGGATTAGGTGCCATTGTCGAGATTTACTATGACAAAAAACCGTCTATCGGCTTCAAACAGCAGGTTTATGAGCACAGTCCTTACCGCGGCTACCTGTCTACTGTAGAAGCCGTCGCTCATTTTGGTCTTGGCGATGTTTCCTCGATAGACGAGGTGCACATCATCTGGCCCGGTCTCAACGGTACTCCGCAAAAGCAGCAGGTCTTACGTAATGTAGCGACGAATCAGGTTCTGACCGTCGATGTGCGCAATGCCCACGAACCGGTTCAACCGAAACCTCAGCCAGCTAGTCTGTTTACGGAGGTGACCGATTCAATGAAGATAACCTATCAGCATTACGAACCCGAATACATCGATTTCAACGTCCAGAAGTTACTGCCTCATAAACTCTCTCAGTTTGCCCCTGCCGTATCGGTCGGCGATGTTAATGGCGACGGGTTAGACGATCTGTTCATTGGTGGTTCGCGCATGAACAAAGGTCATTTTCTCCTCCAAACCGCCACCGGCTCATTCATTGAAAAAGACCTATTGCCCGAAGTAGCCGTTGCTGTAGAGACGGTTGGTGGCATGGCCAATGCCAAAGACAAACCGGAAGAAGACATGGGAACGTTGCTCTTTGATGCCGACCATGATGGCGACCTCGATCTTTATGTGGCCAGTGGCAGCATTGAAGGAAACGCGAATTCACCAACTTTCCAGGATAGGCTCTACATAAACGACGGGAAAGGATCCTTTACGCTCGACCGAAACGCGCTGCCAAGCTGTATGGTAAGCAAATCCTGTGTCAAGGCAGTTGATTTTGACCGTGATGGCGATCTTGATTTATTTGTTGGAGGACGCGTTGAACCGGATCACTACCCCAAACCGGTTTCAAGTTTTGTCTTCCGCAATGACTCCAAACCGGGTCAGGCGAAATTTACTGACGTGACCAAAACTGTTGCGCCCGCTTTGCAGGATCTGGGCCTGGTTTGCGATGCGCTCTGGACCGATTACAACAACGACGGCTGGCCCGACCTGATGCTGGCCGGAGAATTCATGCCGCTCACGCTGCTTAAAAACCAACAGGGGAAACTGCAACCTGTTGACTGTAAGCTACAGAATCAAAAAGGCTGGTGGAATTCACTAGTAGCGGGTGATTTTGACCAGGATGGCGATATGGATTACATAGCGGGTAACCTCGGTCAGAACGCTCGTATGCGGGCCAGTGATCAGGAACCGGTTCGTATGTATGCCGGTGATTTTGACAACAACGGCTTTTATGATGCCATTCCGACCATTTTTATACCGGATGAAAACGGAAAAAGCAGGGAGTTCACCTTCCACGGACGCGATGATCTGATTAAACAGATGATTGCCATGCGGAAGCGTTTTCCGCTCTACAAAGACTTTACTCAGGCCAGTATCGATAAGCTTTTGACGCCCGAAGAACGAGAGAAAGCACTGGTTCTTGAAGCAAATTACCTACAATCTGCCTATGTTGAAAATAAGGGCGATGGAACGTTCACCTTACATGCACTGCCTACGCCAGCCCAGTTAGCACCTATTTTTGGCATGGTGGCTGATGATGTTGACCGCGACGGAAATCTGGATGTGATGCTTGTTGGCAACGACTTTAGCGGTGAAGTCATGATGGGTCGTTACGATGCTCTGAACGGCTTATGGCTTCGAGGTGATGGGAAAGGTGAGTTTACCGCTCAATCTATAGCAGCAAGCGGATTTTATGTTCCCGGAAACGCTAAAGGTCTTGCCCAACTGGCCGGCGCCGACGGCCATGAGCTTCTGGTGAGTACGCAAAACCGGGGCAGATTATGTGTTTTCCGAAATTCGAAATCTGTCCCATCCGTTCGTCTGCGACCAACAGATGTCTCTGCCTTACTGACATTTACTGACGGCAAAAAACAGAAGATTGAATTTAGCTATGGAAACTCCTTTTTGTCCCAGTCATCCCGGTCACTCCTGCTCGACCCTCAGGTAAAAGTCGTTGAAATAACAGACTCACAGGGACACAAACGACAGGAACTCAATCAGGTCAACCTGGTGGGGCGTTAA
- a CDS encoding YceI family protein — protein sequence MEAQTTTATTWVIDPMHSEVQFKVKHLMVSTVTGLFSQFDGQLDMVGDDFDDSKITFSADINSISTGNEQRDGHLKSADFFDAEQFPKLTFTSTQFKQTGDDTYDLIGDLTLHGVTKTVKLKAEYGGQMQDFYGQTKAGFEVTGTIKRKEFGLTWDGVTEAGGVVVSDDVRLVLNIQVTKQA from the coding sequence ATGGAAGCTCAAACAACCACCGCCACCACCTGGGTTATTGACCCGATGCACTCGGAAGTACAATTCAAAGTAAAACACCTGATGGTATCGACCGTAACTGGCCTGTTCAGTCAGTTTGATGGTCAATTAGATATGGTTGGCGATGACTTTGACGATTCAAAAATTACCTTCTCAGCCGATATTAATAGCATTAGCACTGGTAACGAACAACGGGACGGCCACCTGAAATCAGCTGACTTTTTCGATGCAGAACAATTCCCAAAACTGACCTTTACGTCAACTCAGTTCAAGCAAACGGGCGACGACACATACGATCTCATTGGCGACCTAACCTTACATGGTGTTACTAAAACTGTAAAACTGAAAGCCGAATATGGTGGTCAGATGCAGGATTTCTACGGCCAGACCAAAGCAGGTTTTGAAGTCACGGGAACCATTAAGCGTAAAGAATTTGGCTTAACCTGGGACGGTGTTACAGAAGCTGGTGGCGTCGTTGTCAGCGATGATGTACGGCTTGTCTTAAACATTCAGGTTACCAAACAAGCGTAA
- the porU2 gene encoding putative type IX secretion system sortase PorU2, whose translation MKKGVLLAYFFVNALALFAQNPFGNEWIRPGQKYLKFTINKAAVYRISYQDIKTADASLLQTNPANWQLFFRGQEMSIRIVGQQDGVFNEQDYVEFYGEGNDGSQDSLLYRPQKRLHPYQTLYSDEAAYFLTSSPTQAGKRVPELSNSAQGITPEPFHIEETVQAFTSEYTFNNLKGLEPVLQHSYFEPGEGWSGPLLTIDSVGLVTMKLTGRVSANWPVTLEGMVNGRDYSTHKVNVQLDGPTPTPLASLLLPGFASQTFQQTINPNTILNDQLTLRFKAEVYGFIDHFSITYVKLTYPQSIAMGGQLSKVFNIPANQRQTALLALTDIPSASFAYDITDKANCRYVAIQASGGQQLIVVSDASRKRSVLVTNQVAKPLAIRAVRFQSTFSQTADYLIVTHSSLRQSATAYANYRSSAQGGNYKPFIVAADSLFDQFNYGEKGPLALRRFAAFMLANAPVKNLLLVGKACSYPYYVKTATDDLVPTIGYPGSDILLTAGLNGFPLNSPAISTGRLNVTTNDQVLTYLEKVKQLENATPNGLWRKHIIHISGGKSKGEAQSLRSTMSQLGDVFKNGQLGGQVSSFSKSNTYEEVEPINIAPLVNDGVSLITFFGHAGPAITDMNFGFASPLENGYRNKNYPLMIFNGCGVGEIFSRFTTLSTDWVLAPEKGSALVLAHSYLSFEQPTTKYLTKLYSSLFTDPSSLGMPFGKFQQQLNVALEKEGIDLYDESVLLEMVLQGDPALSLYPLPNPDFAVAQKGIYIQSSVAGSSIKSSDSIRVVIPLVNLGKFVAGQSIGLSLKKTTGNNATSSTVYFNSFRYQDTLSYTIAKDETLKSIDILIDPTNQITELDKANNKATLTIDWAQAEVSSSYPVDALPDVVSPTLNVFINGAVKENGAVVDPNPKIDVYLIDENPLSAKDTSAVELYLKECATCAQQKLSTTAFTIASVSANQLQVRTNLSLKAGGAYQLIVIGKDASGNRTQPPYILDMKVLASDEPITLQTYPNPATSYAKFDLTLNVQELPTESRLMIYNLLGALIYDHTFPVETGKNSILWQGTTPGVYPYSLQLIWKDGRTQTFSGKVLWQH comes from the coding sequence ATGAAAAAAGGGGTACTTCTAGCTTATTTCTTCGTAAATGCGCTGGCTTTGTTCGCTCAGAATCCGTTTGGCAATGAATGGATCAGACCGGGCCAGAAGTACCTCAAGTTCACGATCAATAAAGCGGCTGTTTACCGCATCAGCTATCAGGACATCAAAACGGCAGATGCTTCCTTGCTGCAAACGAACCCAGCCAACTGGCAGTTGTTTTTCAGAGGCCAGGAAATGTCTATTCGCATTGTGGGTCAACAGGATGGTGTTTTCAACGAACAGGATTATGTTGAGTTCTACGGCGAAGGAAACGACGGCAGCCAGGACTCCTTATTATACAGGCCCCAAAAGCGTTTACACCCCTACCAAACGTTATATTCTGATGAGGCCGCTTATTTCCTGACCAGCAGCCCTACACAGGCAGGCAAACGCGTACCCGAACTCAGCAATTCAGCGCAGGGAATAACACCGGAACCATTTCATATCGAAGAAACCGTTCAGGCGTTCACCAGTGAGTATACATTTAACAATCTGAAAGGTCTCGAACCCGTTTTACAACACAGTTATTTCGAGCCAGGAGAAGGCTGGTCAGGGCCGCTGCTGACTATTGATTCCGTTGGTTTGGTTACCATGAAATTAACGGGTAGAGTATCCGCTAATTGGCCAGTTACGCTCGAAGGAATGGTAAACGGGCGAGACTATTCGACGCACAAAGTAAATGTTCAACTGGATGGGCCTACCCCAACGCCATTAGCGTCATTACTTCTCCCAGGGTTCGCTAGCCAGACCTTCCAGCAAACGATCAACCCGAATACGATTCTGAACGACCAGCTTACACTGCGTTTCAAAGCTGAAGTGTATGGCTTTATCGATCATTTTTCGATAACCTATGTAAAACTCACGTACCCGCAGTCCATTGCCATGGGAGGTCAGTTATCGAAAGTGTTTAACATACCCGCCAATCAGCGCCAGACTGCACTGTTAGCCTTAACCGATATTCCTTCGGCCTCGTTTGCCTATGACATTACCGATAAGGCGAACTGCCGTTACGTCGCAATCCAGGCAAGTGGTGGCCAACAACTCATTGTTGTCAGTGATGCTTCCCGAAAGCGTTCTGTGTTGGTTACCAACCAGGTAGCGAAACCACTGGCTATACGTGCAGTTCGTTTTCAAAGTACATTCTCCCAAACTGCCGATTACCTGATCGTTACCCACTCATCGCTTCGACAATCTGCCACGGCCTATGCCAATTACCGGTCTTCAGCTCAGGGCGGCAACTACAAACCATTTATCGTAGCGGCAGATTCCCTGTTCGATCAGTTTAATTATGGCGAAAAAGGGCCGCTGGCACTCCGTCGTTTCGCTGCGTTTATGCTGGCGAATGCGCCCGTAAAAAATCTTCTGCTGGTTGGTAAAGCGTGCAGTTATCCGTATTATGTAAAAACGGCGACCGATGATCTGGTGCCTACGATTGGCTACCCTGGCTCCGATATTCTGCTCACTGCGGGATTAAACGGCTTTCCGTTAAATTCTCCCGCCATTTCGACTGGCCGACTCAATGTTACGACAAACGACCAGGTACTGACTTATCTGGAGAAAGTTAAGCAATTGGAGAATGCTACGCCGAACGGGCTCTGGCGTAAACACATCATTCATATCAGTGGGGGGAAAAGTAAAGGCGAAGCGCAAAGCCTGCGCTCAACGATGAGTCAACTGGGCGATGTTTTCAAAAATGGGCAATTGGGAGGCCAGGTTAGCTCATTCAGTAAAAGCAATACTTACGAAGAAGTTGAGCCGATCAACATAGCTCCATTGGTAAATGATGGCGTTAGTCTGATCACGTTTTTTGGCCATGCCGGTCCAGCTATAACCGATATGAACTTCGGATTTGCCTCACCCTTGGAAAATGGATACCGGAATAAAAATTATCCGCTCATGATTTTTAATGGTTGCGGAGTAGGCGAAATTTTTTCCCGTTTCACCACCCTATCAACCGACTGGGTGCTGGCTCCCGAAAAAGGATCAGCCTTAGTGTTAGCCCACTCCTATTTAAGTTTTGAACAGCCAACAACCAAGTATCTAACTAAACTGTATAGCAGCTTATTTACGGACCCTTCTTCGCTGGGAATGCCTTTCGGGAAATTCCAGCAGCAATTAAATGTTGCCCTTGAGAAAGAAGGTATTGATCTTTATGATGAGTCTGTTTTGCTGGAGATGGTTTTACAGGGCGATCCGGCCCTTAGTCTGTATCCGTTGCCAAATCCTGACTTCGCGGTTGCTCAGAAAGGAATTTATATTCAGTCTTCGGTGGCCGGTAGTTCGATCAAAAGCAGCGATTCGATTCGGGTAGTCATTCCCCTGGTCAACTTAGGCAAATTTGTCGCCGGTCAGTCCATAGGTTTGTCTCTCAAAAAAACGACCGGTAACAATGCCACCAGTAGTACGGTTTATTTCAATTCATTTCGCTATCAGGATACGCTGTCGTACACGATTGCCAAAGATGAAACATTGAAGTCAATTGACATATTGATTGACCCCACGAATCAAATCACCGAATTAGATAAAGCCAACAACAAAGCCACACTGACTATTGACTGGGCACAGGCGGAAGTGAGCAGTAGCTATCCTGTCGATGCGCTGCCAGATGTAGTTAGCCCAACACTCAACGTCTTCATTAATGGAGCCGTCAAAGAAAATGGGGCTGTTGTCGACCCGAACCCTAAGATCGATGTCTATTTAATTGATGAAAATCCACTTTCTGCCAAAGACACGAGTGCGGTTGAGCTTTACCTGAAAGAATGTGCTACCTGTGCTCAGCAAAAGCTTTCCACTACGGCCTTTACGATTGCTTCGGTCTCGGCCAATCAATTACAGGTTCGAACAAACCTGTCGCTCAAAGCCGGGGGAGCGTATCAACTCATTGTGATTGGAAAAGATGCCAGTGGTAATCGTACACAGCCACCTTACATTCTGGACATGAAGGTGCTGGCCAGCGATGAGCCAATTACCTTGCAGACCTATCCAAACCCGGCTACATCATACGCCAAATTTGACCTGACGTTAAATGTGCAGGAGTTACCTACCGAGTCGCGCCTGATGATTTATAACCTCTTGGGAGCACTAATATACGATCATACGTTTCCCGTCGAAACGGGTAAAAATTCTATTTTGTGGCAGGGGACCACACCTGGGGTCTACCCCTACTCTTTGCAACTGATCTGGAAAGATGGTCGAACGCAGACGTTTTCGGGAAAAGTTTTGTGGCAGCATTAA
- a CDS encoding DUF4494 domain-containing protein: MPNWFLGKIRYQQPIDDSNVGSRNEEFIKQKTVTEAYLVDAVSYTDAEGRLYQEIAANTPDFEITNISRMKLADVFHHEDGGETWYKVKAMYITDDEKTGKQKKTPSIMLVNAETPKQAYERVELSLKTALDPFEITDVNTTKILEVFPYNEEEKRNLRPLSEVIEAAE; encoded by the coding sequence ATGCCCAACTGGTTCCTCGGAAAAATCCGTTATCAGCAACCCATTGACGACTCGAATGTGGGATCGCGGAACGAAGAATTTATCAAGCAAAAAACGGTTACGGAAGCTTATCTGGTCGATGCCGTCAGCTATACGGATGCCGAAGGTCGGCTCTATCAGGAGATTGCGGCCAACACACCCGACTTTGAGATTACCAATATCTCCCGCATGAAACTCGCTGATGTTTTTCATCACGAAGATGGGGGCGAAACCTGGTACAAAGTGAAGGCGATGTATATCACCGACGACGAAAAAACGGGGAAGCAGAAAAAGACGCCAAGTATCATGCTGGTGAACGCCGAGACGCCGAAGCAGGCCTACGAACGTGTAGAGCTTAGCCTGAAAACCGCTCTTGATCCGTTCGAAATTACGGACGTCAATACAACGAAGATTCTTGAGGTTTTCCCGTATAACGAGGAAGAAAAGCGTAATCTACGACCGCTGAGCGAAGTTATTGAAGCAGCTGAATAA
- a CDS encoding asparagine synthetase B family protein, whose protein sequence is MGGIAGIIRFDKQAIELADTTNVIKLLGHRGKVTSQSIDHGVFLNFGNSIEVNPTAPIYATADADLFSNVTTSHPFTTNYSKSGPAGFDEPNADFAVALWDVQKQTLFCGRDALGVKPLYYVYQPSCFIAFASEIKALLALREVIIKPNEHKFREYLTWIADYVPYSEETFYENIYSVLPGHYLEVTAQRKQTHAYWTINLSKYKGLSRPEDYSTLFRDYFITAIDSRVEGESSIGSHLSGGLDSSSVSCMAQAILTQQHRSPLHTFNIDTELPSADESEYVQAVIDQYPVQHHTVHPVADVLESVLKINTIFDRPEHFIIPSSFHLSVSLEAQQVGCAILLTGHDGDSIITTCFDFLDELFDAQDWENLLLACEQFIAPGDRNLRYVSDDWPRLNDQTKFEKFILYFIGTKLKKQAKAQSLSTFFNTLRSQKKFFGISSTAILAYCFKRIKDKLAHQSLINNALSNEFKQRVPLRSQLSTKELTTTLEAELNQPIRQILNTTNVICNEQLNHIGAYYGHLYSFPFFDKNVMEIGLATPLGVGFDNGRGRGLIRNGLNDVLPPAIVSRLSKANFVEYGNLSAKQLYQSTYDQFSSPNHPIWGVIDRGIFTQIVDFVFNPKMPVVKKTRYNWLLSRIIYLSLWLGSLQDAKLNSEKVDLSNEFEL, encoded by the coding sequence ATGGGCGGAATCGCTGGAATAATCCGATTTGATAAGCAGGCCATAGAACTTGCTGACACAACCAATGTAATAAAATTATTGGGGCATCGGGGCAAAGTCACTAGTCAATCGATTGATCATGGGGTATTCTTAAATTTCGGCAACTCAATTGAGGTCAATCCAACAGCACCAATCTACGCAACTGCCGATGCCGACTTATTTTCCAATGTTACAACGAGTCATCCTTTCACGACGAATTACAGCAAGAGTGGTCCGGCTGGATTTGACGAACCCAATGCCGATTTTGCTGTAGCCTTATGGGATGTTCAAAAGCAGACCCTTTTCTGTGGGCGTGATGCATTAGGTGTAAAGCCACTGTATTATGTGTATCAACCGTCTTGTTTCATCGCTTTCGCATCAGAAATTAAGGCGTTATTAGCCCTTCGTGAGGTTATTATCAAGCCGAATGAACATAAATTCAGAGAGTACCTCACCTGGATTGCCGATTACGTTCCTTATTCAGAAGAGACATTCTACGAAAACATCTATAGTGTATTGCCCGGCCATTATCTGGAGGTAACTGCCCAGCGCAAACAAACACACGCCTACTGGACAATTAATCTGTCGAAGTATAAAGGACTTAGCCGACCGGAAGATTATTCAACCCTGTTCAGGGACTACTTCATAACTGCTATTGATAGCCGAGTCGAGGGCGAATCCAGTATCGGATCTCATTTGAGCGGTGGCCTGGATTCTTCGTCGGTAAGTTGCATGGCGCAGGCAATACTGACTCAGCAACATCGCTCTCCACTGCATACATTCAATATCGATACCGAGTTACCATCGGCCGACGAAAGCGAATACGTGCAGGCCGTGATTGATCAGTATCCAGTTCAGCATCATACCGTTCATCCCGTTGCGGATGTGCTGGAATCCGTACTGAAAATTAATACAATTTTTGACCGGCCTGAGCATTTTATTATTCCGTCCAGTTTTCACCTGAGTGTTTCGCTGGAAGCGCAGCAAGTGGGGTGTGCTATTCTCTTAACCGGTCACGACGGCGATAGCATCATCACAACCTGTTTTGATTTTCTCGATGAGTTGTTTGATGCTCAGGATTGGGAGAATCTGCTTTTAGCCTGCGAACAATTTATCGCTCCCGGCGACAGAAATCTGCGCTATGTTAGTGACGACTGGCCCCGACTCAACGATCAGACAAAATTTGAGAAGTTTATTCTGTACTTCATCGGCACCAAACTAAAAAAACAAGCTAAAGCTCAGTCTCTGAGTACGTTTTTCAACACGCTTCGCTCTCAAAAAAAATTCTTTGGCATATCTTCTACCGCTATCCTTGCTTATTGTTTCAAACGTATCAAGGACAAACTGGCTCATCAATCACTCATCAACAATGCCCTTAGCAACGAATTCAAGCAACGCGTTCCTCTTCGGTCACAACTATCGACGAAAGAACTAACAACAACTTTAGAAGCTGAATTGAATCAACCGATCCGTCAGATTCTAAATACGACCAATGTTATCTGTAATGAACAGTTGAATCACATTGGTGCTTATTACGGCCATCTATACTCATTCCCTTTTTTCGATAAGAATGTCATGGAAATAGGCCTGGCAACGCCATTGGGTGTAGGTTTCGACAATGGTCGTGGCCGCGGGTTGATCCGGAACGGGTTAAACGATGTGCTGCCACCAGCCATTGTATCGCGACTGTCCAAAGCCAATTTTGTCGAATATGGCAATCTTTCGGCGAAGCAACTCTACCAGTCTACTTACGATCAGTTTTCGTCTCCCAACCATCCGATCTGGGGAGTAATCGATCGCGGCATTTTTACGCAAATTGTTGATTTTGTTTTCAACCCAAAAATGCCGGTCGTTAAAAAGACCCGCTACAATTGGCTATTAAGTCGTATTATTTACCTGTCACTCTGGCTGGGATCGCTCCAAGACGCCAAATTGAATTCAGAAAAAGTTGATTTGTCCAATGAATTCGAATTGTAG